In the Drosophila takahashii strain IR98-3 E-12201 chromosome 3R, DtakHiC1v2, whole genome shotgun sequence genome, one interval contains:
- the LOC108054904 gene encoding uncharacterized protein, producing MQFLEVIFIVGLSILCSLGELEGHGMMLSPAGRSSRWRYDSSAPTNYDDNALYCGGLWKQTENGGNCGLCGDDWSLDQPRPNELGGKYGSGVIVQSYAGLTEAEITVKITANHLGYFRFHICNLDENGSESENCFNQYPLNFTDGSQKYDINTATGEIKVILKIPSDLNCIHCVLRWTYTAGNNWGVCEDGTGAMGCGAQETFINCADISVLSSARSIIQEVPVEVAESA from the exons ATGCAGTTCTTGGAGGTGATCTTTATTGTGGGTCTGAGCATTTTGTGCTCGCTGGGCGAATTGGAAGGCCATGGCATGATGTTGAGTCCAGCAGGTAGATCATCGCGTTGGCGTTACGATTCCTCGGCGCCAACAAACTACGATGACAATGCCTTATATTGCGGAGGCCTCTGG AAACAAACCGAAAATGGTGGAAACTGTGGACTTTGTGGCGACGATTGGAGTTTGGATCAGCCGCGTCCCAATGAGCTGGGCGGAAAGTACGGCAGTGGAGTGATTGTTCAGAGCTACGCTGGCTTAACGGAGGCGGAAATCACTGTCAAGATAACGGCAAACCATCTGGGCTACTTCCGGTTCCACATCTGCAATCTGGATGAAAACGGCAGCGAGTCGGAAAATTGCTTCAACCAGTATCCCTTGAATTTCACCGATGGCAGCCAGAAATACGATATCAACACAGCCACTGGCGAAATCAAGGTAATCTTGAAAATTCCCAGTGATCTTAACTGCATTCACTGTGTTTTGCGCTGGACCTACACGGCGGGAAATAATTGGGGCGTCTGTGAGGATGGAACTGGGGCCATGGGATGCGGTGCCCAGGAAACCTTTATAAACTGCGCCGATATCAGTGTGCTGTCCTCGGCGAGAAGTATCATTCAGGAGGTTCCCGTAGAAGTGGCggaatcagcttaa
- the CCHa2 gene encoding neuropeptide CCHamide-2, with amino-acid sequence MKSTISLLLVVICTVVLAAQQSQAKKGCQAYGHVCYGGHGKRSLSTGSGSGTGVGVVGMGETASGGQEQDFVRPNGLLPMMAPNEQGAVAPEADFNDYPARQVLYKIMRSWFNRPRRPAARLGELDYPLANSAEMNTLN; translated from the exons ATGAAATCCACCATTTCTTTGCTGCTGGTCGTCATCTGCACCGTGGTCCTGGCCGCGCAACAGAGCCAAGCGAAAA AGGGATGCCAGGCCTACGGTCATGTGTGCTACGGTGGTCATGGCAAGCGCTCCCTGAGCACCGGATCCGGGTCCGGAAcgggagtgggcgtggtggGAATGGGCGAGACAGCCTCCGGAGGGCAGGAACAGGACTTCGTGCGTCCAAATGGCCTGCTGCCCATGATGGCGCCGAATGAACAGGGTGCGGTGGCGCCCGAGGCCGACTTTAATGACTATCCCGCCCGTCAGGTGCTCTACAAAATCATGAGATCATGG TTTAATCGACCACGACGACCGGCTGCTCGCCTAGGTGAACTGGATTATCCTTTGGCCAATTCCGCCGAAAtgaatacattaaactaa